A region of Ferruginibacter albus DNA encodes the following proteins:
- a CDS encoding MBOAT family O-acyltransferase: protein MERTADQKKRKRILVISLIANISILAVFKYYNFINDNITGLASLLGFKNHIPYLHMILPIGLSFHTFQAMSYTIEVYRKNQHSEKHFGYYALYVMYYPQLVAGPIERPQNVLHQFKKKYFFDYDRVVSGLRQMLWGFFKKIVIADKFALFVNTYYSNLHETSSSSIFPILFFSIQIYCDFSSYSDIALGASRVMGIELMKNFNYPYFSASITEFWRRWHISLSSWFRDYVYIPLGGSQSSSKWKIYKNLMIVFMISGIWHGANWTFIVWGALHGLLVIAERIFKLDRNKGIPATLITFSIVSLIWVFFRAENFSQSLQIFNNLKYWNFKYSEGQEVGSLITYLGLILFLFVIEFIQNRKKVITIFELIKPKWARMICYVAIVEIILISFNKSIAQQFIYFQF, encoded by the coding sequence TTGGAAAGAACAGCGGATCAAAAGAAAAGAAAAAGAATTTTGGTTATTTCTTTAATTGCCAACATTTCAATATTGGCAGTTTTTAAATACTATAATTTTATTAACGATAACATTACAGGACTAGCTTCTCTATTAGGTTTTAAAAATCATATTCCTTATCTGCATATGATATTGCCAATAGGGCTTTCGTTTCACACTTTTCAAGCCATGAGCTATACAATAGAAGTGTATAGAAAAAATCAACATTCAGAAAAACATTTTGGCTACTATGCTTTATACGTAATGTATTACCCACAATTAGTGGCGGGGCCCATTGAACGTCCTCAAAATGTATTGCATCAATTTAAAAAGAAATATTTTTTTGATTATGATCGCGTAGTATCTGGACTTAGACAAATGCTCTGGGGTTTTTTTAAAAAAATTGTTATTGCAGATAAATTCGCCCTTTTTGTAAATACCTATTATTCTAATTTACATGAGACTTCCTCTAGTTCAATATTCCCTATCCTCTTTTTTTCAATACAGATATATTGTGATTTTTCCAGCTATTCAGATATAGCATTAGGGGCATCAAGGGTTATGGGAATAGAGTTAATGAAAAATTTTAACTACCCATATTTTTCAGCTTCCATTACAGAGTTTTGGAGAAGATGGCATATATCTTTATCGAGTTGGTTTAGAGATTATGTGTACATTCCATTAGGAGGAAGTCAATCAAGTTCAAAATGGAAAATCTATAAAAATTTAATGATCGTTTTCATGATTTCCGGTATTTGGCACGGTGCAAACTGGACATTTATTGTGTGGGGAGCTCTACATGGTCTATTGGTTATTGCTGAAAGGATCTTTAAACTTGATAGGAATAAAGGAATACCGGCAACATTAATAACCTTTTCTATTGTTAGCCTTATTTGGGTGTTCTTTCGTGCAGAAAATTTTTCCCAGTCTTTACAGATTTTTAATAATTTAAAATATTGGAATTTCAAATACTCAGAAGGGCAGGAAGTTGGTTCGCTGATCACTTACTTAGGATTAATCTTATTTTTATTTGTTATAGAATTTATACAAAACAGAAAAAAAGTTATTACCATTTTCGAACTTATAAAACCAAAATGGGCAAGAATGATTTGTTATGTTGCCATCGTTGAAATTATTCTAATTAGCTTTAATAAATCCATCGCACAGCAATTTATTTATTTCCAATTTTAA
- a CDS encoding c-type cytochrome: MSCYRNIITRAFISLLFVFSFSLFNISFAQDGEALFKANCASCHRPLEDFTGPALKGARDREPSKDWVYKWVYNTNSMVNSDPYAMALKARFQSVMTQQSEANLSKKDVEAILDWADKYEKPAPTKTPNGGTGEDNSLLYGILTIILAVIAFILLQVNSSLRKLSDEKEGIRRSEPVPFYRNKTYLMAGILVLFLIGGYFVIDAAIGLGRQQNYQPEQPIYYSHQVHAGVNQISCLYCHTNAQYSKTAGIPSVNVCMNCHKGIKEYTGEPILREDGSQVDATGEIQKLYEYAGWNPVKKVYDKPGKPIQWVKIHNLPDHVYFNHSQHVMVGKQQCQTCHGPIQDMPQVYQFSPLSMGWCINCHRTTKVDFYNKETGEGNKFYSIYEKFHNDIKSGKIDSVTVEKIGGTECQKCHY; the protein is encoded by the coding sequence ATGAGTTGTTACCGAAACATCATTACAAGAGCGTTCATAAGTTTATTATTCGTTTTTTCTTTTTCTCTATTTAATATAAGTTTTGCGCAAGACGGTGAAGCCTTGTTTAAGGCGAATTGTGCATCGTGCCATAGGCCTTTAGAAGACTTTACCGGTCCGGCTTTAAAAGGAGCTCGCGATAGAGAACCAAGTAAAGACTGGGTTTATAAATGGGTTTACAATACCAATTCAATGGTAAACAGCGACCCTTATGCGATGGCTTTGAAAGCTAGGTTTCAATCGGTAATGACTCAGCAAAGCGAAGCCAATCTTAGTAAAAAAGATGTTGAAGCAATTTTAGATTGGGCAGATAAATACGAAAAACCTGCACCAACAAAGACTCCTAATGGTGGAACAGGAGAAGACAATTCTTTATTATACGGTATTCTTACTATCATATTAGCGGTAATTGCATTTATCCTATTGCAGGTAAACAGCAGCCTTCGTAAATTATCAGATGAAAAAGAAGGCATTCGCCGTTCAGAACCGGTTCCTTTCTATCGTAACAAAACTTACCTGATGGCGGGTATTTTAGTATTGTTCCTGATAGGTGGTTATTTTGTAATTGATGCTGCGATTGGCTTGGGTCGTCAACAAAATTATCAGCCTGAACAACCTATTTATTATTCTCACCAGGTACATGCAGGTGTTAACCAGATAAGCTGTTTGTATTGTCATACCAATGCACAATACAGCAAAACAGCAGGTATTCCTTCGGTGAATGTTTGTATGAACTGCCACAAAGGAATTAAAGAATATACCGGCGAACCTATTTTAAGAGAAGACGGTTCCCAGGTAGATGCTACAGGAGAAATTCAAAAATTATATGAATATGCCGGATGGAATCCAGTAAAGAAAGTATACGACAAGCCTGGCAAACCAATTCAATGGGTAAAAATTCATAACCTTCCTGATCACGTTTATTTCAATCATAGTCAACACGTAATGGTGGGTAAACAACAATGTCAAACCTGCCACGGACCAATTCAGGATATGCCACAAGTTTACCAGTTTAGTCCTTTAAGTATGGGCTGGTGTATCAATTGCCACAGAACTACCAAAGTGGATTTCTACAATAAAGAAACCGGCGAAGGCAATAAGTTTTACAGCATTTACGAAAAATTCCACAACGATATAAAATCAGGTAAGATCGATAGCGTAACCGTTGAAAAGATCGGTGGAACGGAGTGTCAAAAATGTCACTACTAA
- a CDS encoding cysteine-rich CWC family protein — protein MKKHEEKYCPRCKAVFECKVGDIVNCQCGAVTISDETKRFLQKTRYDCLCNNCLRQINEMVKFSHQHSFPLQKELLVEGLHYTMEKGLFVFTELYHIQRGACCGNNCKHCAYGYQ, from the coding sequence TTGAAGAAGCACGAAGAAAAATATTGTCCACGTTGTAAAGCTGTATTTGAGTGTAAGGTTGGTGATATCGTTAATTGCCAATGCGGTGCTGTCACAATATCTGACGAAACAAAAAGATTTTTACAAAAAACACGATATGATTGTCTTTGCAACAATTGTTTACGACAGATCAACGAAATGGTAAAATTCAGCCATCAACATTCTTTTCCTTTACAAAAAGAATTGCTGGTGGAAGGGCTGCATTATACTATGGAAAAGGGCTTATTTGTTTTTACAGAATTGTATCATATTCAAAGAGGTGCTTGTTGCGGCAACAATTGTAAGCATTGTGCTTACGGTTATCAATAA
- a CDS encoding SPFH domain-containing protein, with the protein MDFGQFLASYWWIIVVILAIVFYKFILRVFFGMVIVPEDRIGLVTKKFALVGANKSLPDGRIIATKGEAGFQAKALAPGLYWGYWPWQYGVDMQAFTVIPEGKVGLILSNDGAELPTGNILARKVPSDNFQDAEAFLNNGGQKGRQTHLLTPGTYRINTYAFTITTVDMAVIHENMLGIITTMDGAPIIQGQIAGKHIEGHNNFQDIDSFLQTGGNRGLQPQVILAGSYYLNPWAVQIEEIPMTDVPIGYVGVVISYIGEDGKDLTGDTFKHGNIVDKGFRGVWLEPLGPGKYPINKYTMKVELVPTTNLVLNWATARSEAHNLDKNLSTITVRSKDGFPFNLDVAQIIHIPANEAPKVIARFGSMSNLVSQVLEPTIGNYFRNSAQDSDVISFLSTRKERQVAAKEHIKAVLDDYNVNAVDTLIGDIVPPEALMKTLTDRKIAEEEQKTYQTQKMAQEQRQGMEKETAIADMQKEIVKAQQSVEIAQRTADATVKKAEGDASSLKLQVDAEATATKMRANAEAEATKARAGAQAEATKLNASADAEKISKTGLAEAEKIMAIGKSTAEAYELQVKAMGGDNFTRYKITEEIGKGSIKIIPEVLINGGNGADGSLSGLMGLQLLEMLQKKNTDKSDGGIINPSAPKN; encoded by the coding sequence ATGGATTTCGGTCAATTCTTAGCAAGTTACTGGTGGATAATCGTAGTCATTCTTGCTATTGTTTTTTACAAATTTATTTTACGTGTTTTCTTTGGGATGGTGATCGTTCCCGAAGACAGAATCGGGTTGGTCACCAAAAAGTTTGCATTGGTAGGCGCCAATAAATCGTTGCCCGATGGAAGAATTATTGCTACAAAAGGTGAAGCTGGTTTCCAGGCTAAAGCGTTAGCGCCCGGTTTATATTGGGGTTATTGGCCCTGGCAATATGGTGTAGATATGCAGGCATTCACTGTTATTCCTGAAGGAAAAGTGGGCTTGATATTAAGTAATGATGGTGCAGAGTTGCCAACAGGAAATATCCTCGCAAGAAAAGTACCTTCTGATAATTTCCAGGATGCGGAAGCATTTTTAAATAATGGCGGACAAAAAGGTAGACAAACACATTTGCTTACACCGGGTACTTATCGTATCAACACCTATGCTTTTACAATTACAACGGTTGATATGGCTGTTATTCATGAAAACATGTTGGGCATTATAACTACCATGGACGGAGCGCCGATTATACAAGGACAGATCGCTGGTAAGCATATAGAAGGTCATAATAATTTCCAGGACATAGACAGTTTTTTACAAACCGGCGGTAATCGTGGGTTACAGCCACAGGTAATTTTAGCGGGTAGTTATTATTTAAATCCATGGGCAGTGCAGATCGAAGAAATTCCCATGACGGATGTTCCTATTGGTTATGTGGGTGTAGTAATAAGTTATATCGGAGAAGATGGGAAAGATCTTACCGGTGATACATTTAAACATGGTAACATTGTTGATAAAGGATTTCGTGGAGTCTGGCTGGAGCCGCTTGGCCCGGGTAAATATCCCATTAATAAATACACCATGAAGGTTGAATTGGTACCAACAACCAATCTTGTATTGAACTGGGCTACGGCAAGAAGTGAAGCACATAATCTTGATAAAAACCTATCAACTATCACTGTTCGGTCGAAAGATGGTTTTCCTTTTAATTTAGATGTGGCACAGATCATTCATATACCAGCTAATGAAGCACCCAAAGTTATTGCTCGCTTTGGCAGTATGAGTAATCTCGTATCACAAGTGTTGGAACCTACTATCGGTAACTATTTCCGCAACTCTGCTCAGGACAGTGATGTTATCTCTTTCTTATCTACCCGTAAAGAAAGACAGGTTGCAGCTAAAGAACATATTAAAGCTGTGTTAGACGATTATAATGTAAACGCTGTTGATACATTGATCGGCGATATCGTTCCTCCTGAAGCACTGATGAAAACATTGACTGACAGAAAGATCGCAGAGGAAGAACAAAAAACATATCAAACACAAAAGATGGCGCAGGAGCAAAGGCAGGGAATGGAAAAAGAAACTGCCATTGCCGATATGCAAAAGGAAATTGTAAAAGCACAACAAAGTGTAGAAATCGCACAACGTACTGCAGATGCCACCGTTAAAAAAGCAGAAGGGGATGCCAGCAGTTTAAAACTACAAGTGGATGCGGAAGCTACTGCTACTAAAATGCGGGCCAATGCCGAAGCAGAAGCTACTAAGGCAAGAGCAGGTGCACAGGCAGAAGCCACCAAGCTGAATGCCAGTGCCGATGCAGAGAAAATAAGCAAAACAGGCTTGGCAGAAGCGGAAAAAATTATGGCAATTGGTAAATCAACTGCGGAGGCGTATGAATTACAAGTAAAAGCAATGGGCGGCGACAACTTTACCCGTTATAAGATCACCGAAGAGATTGGAAAAGGCAGTATAAAAATTATTCCGGAGGTTTTAATTAATGGTGGTAATGGGGCTGATGGAAGCTTAAGCGGATTAATGGGTTTGCAATTATTGGAAATGCTACAAAAGAAAAATACGGATAAAAGTGACGGAGGAATAATTAATCCATCGGCGCCGAAGAATTAA
- a CDS encoding MBL fold metallo-hydrolase encodes MQQPVFGKKLMGQRLKEIKKLPNYKKSFQNISYTPSISEDTNIWKVLYEFMFKSSKRAKPLQKLPSIKTDLLNLNKDENVLVWFGHSSYFLQIDGKRFLVDPVLSGSASPVSFTNKSFVGSDIYTTNDIPEIDYLFISHDHYDHLDYITIKKLQPKIKKIITGIGVAEHLLLWGYKREQIIEKNWNDKETLEPGFSIAVVSARHFSGRSFKRNSSLWISLVLQTPTMKLFLGGDSGYDKHFKEAGEQYGPFDLAILECGQYNKGWKYIHMMPEETVQAAIDLKAKKLLPVHWAKFKLANHSWDEPIIRVTKEAKEKSLLIATPMIGEAVHLNTQQQFSDWWTTMQ; translated from the coding sequence ATGCAACAACCTGTTTTTGGAAAAAAGCTTATGGGACAAAGATTAAAGGAAATAAAAAAGCTGCCGAACTATAAAAAAAGTTTCCAAAATATCAGTTATACTCCGAGTATTTCTGAAGACACCAATATCTGGAAAGTATTGTACGAGTTCATGTTTAAATCAAGCAAACGAGCAAAGCCTTTGCAAAAATTACCCTCAATAAAAACGGATCTATTGAATCTTAATAAAGATGAAAATGTATTGGTTTGGTTTGGACACTCTTCTTATTTTTTACAGATAGATGGAAAAAGATTTTTAGTTGATCCGGTTTTAAGCGGTTCTGCATCGCCGGTAAGCTTTACCAATAAAAGCTTTGTTGGCAGCGATATTTATACAACCAATGATATTCCTGAAATAGATTACTTATTTATCTCTCACGATCATTATGATCATTTGGATTATATCACCATTAAAAAATTACAACCCAAAATAAAAAAGATCATTACAGGCATTGGTGTTGCAGAACATCTGCTGTTATGGGGCTATAAACGGGAACAGATCATTGAAAAAAATTGGAATGATAAAGAAACACTCGAACCAGGGTTTTCTATCGCTGTAGTTTCTGCACGCCATTTTTCAGGAAGAAGTTTTAAAAGAAATAGTTCATTATGGATCTCATTGGTGCTGCAAACGCCTACTATGAAATTGTTTTTAGGCGGCGATAGCGGTTATGATAAGCATTTTAAAGAAGCAGGAGAACAATATGGTCCGTTTGATTTAGCGATCTTAGAGTGCGGTCAATATAATAAAGGCTGGAAGTATATTCACATGATGCCGGAAGAAACGGTACAGGCTGCCATCGATCTAAAAGCAAAAAAATTATTACCGGTGCATTGGGCAAAGTTCAAGCTGGCAAACCATTCCTGGGATGAGCCAATTATAAGGGTAACTAAAGAAGCAAAAGAAAAGAGCTTGTTAATTGCTACGCCAATGATCGGCGAAGCAGTACATTTGAACACGCAACAACAATTCTCCGATTGGTGGACAACGATGCAATAA
- a CDS encoding DUF4395 domain-containing protein encodes MANSIDCPVDLIPVNENRVRLTALWVFLLVVTALLLNKFGHFVFAFLTVDFFLRAFKYGKISPLNILSGAVVKKLNIPNKPIDQAPKRFAAGIGFVLSLAVFVFIITGFSKTVIVLSIIFAAFAFLESFLAFCAGCRVYTLLVRLKLIRKQ; translated from the coding sequence ATGGCAAATTCTATTGATTGTCCGGTTGATCTTATACCGGTTAATGAAAACAGGGTTCGCTTAACAGCTCTGTGGGTGTTTTTGTTGGTTGTAACAGCATTACTATTAAATAAATTCGGACATTTTGTTTTTGCTTTTTTAACGGTGGATTTTTTTCTGCGTGCATTTAAGTATGGGAAGATAAGCCCTTTGAATATTTTGAGTGGAGCTGTAGTAAAAAAATTAAACATTCCTAATAAGCCTATCGATCAGGCTCCTAAAAGATTTGCTGCAGGAATAGGATTTGTTTTATCGCTGGCAGTATTCGTTTTTATTATTACAGGGTTTTCTAAAACAGTAATAGTGCTTTCAATAATATTTGCAGCTTTTGCTTTCCTGGAATCTTTTCTGGCTTTTTGTGCAGGTTGTAGGGTATATACCTTACTGGTAAGATTAAAATTGATACGTAAACAGTAA
- the metE gene encoding 5-methyltetrahydropteroyltriglutamate--homocysteine S-methyltransferase — translation MQTHNLGYPRIGNHRELKKACEQYWAGKISANELQQTARSIRVQNWEAQKNAGIDVIPCNDFSFYDHVLDTCLMVGAIPKRYHDLLIQKQLSEVDLLFAMARGYQKDEYDITAMEMTKWFDTNYHYIVPEFSINQSFTFFSEKVINQFNEAKREGYTAKPVLLGPVSFLLLGKEKEKGFHRLDLINKLLPVYKEVIKKLDDGNVFYLQLDEPCLSLNLTEKEQQVFTNVYKELQKEFSHIHFIVAGYFECYGKNLQTAVSLPVKTLHLDLVRCPSQLDDILTNEFIQSNKQLSLGIVDGRNIWKNDFEQSLTIIKKAIAAIGKERLWIAPSCSLLHTPCDLDLETNELCLPLTVKNWMAFAKQKLDEVVTLAKLATDEPSEQALKALEENKLAIKDRNTSSLIHKPNVKSRVQHLTAKDNQRESVFAIRKQLQQELLQLPSFPTTTIGSFPQTKEVRSWRAKWKKQELTDNEYNNLLKAETEKAVRWQEEIGLDVLVHGEFERNDMVEYFGEQLAGFVFTENGWVQSYGSRCVKPPVIYGDVYRPKPMTVEWSEYAQSLTKKWMKGMLTGPVTILQWSFVRNDQPRSETCTQIALAIRDEVVDLEKAGIKIIQIDEPAIREGLPLRKENWQQYLDWAVRAFRISASGVQNSTQIHTHMCYSEFNDIIKSIADMDADVITIETSRSQMELLDAFALFKYPNDIGPGVYDIHSPRVPSKIEMMELMEKAKAVVPGEQLWVNPDCGLKTRGWDETKTALTEMVAAAKELREAVAATV, via the coding sequence ATGCAAACACACAATCTTGGTTATCCCCGCATTGGTAACCACCGCGAACTGAAAAAAGCCTGCGAGCAGTATTGGGCAGGCAAAATTTCTGCAAACGAATTGCAGCAAACTGCACGAAGCATTCGTGTACAAAACTGGGAAGCACAAAAGAATGCCGGCATTGATGTAATTCCCTGTAATGACTTTTCTTTTTATGATCATGTATTAGACACCTGCCTGATGGTAGGCGCTATTCCCAAGCGCTATCATGACCTGTTAATTCAAAAACAATTGTCCGAGGTCGATCTGCTTTTTGCTATGGCAAGAGGTTATCAAAAAGACGAGTATGATATTACGGCAATGGAGATGACCAAATGGTTTGATACCAATTATCATTACATCGTCCCGGAGTTTTCCATCAATCAAAGCTTTACTTTTTTTTCAGAAAAAGTTATTAATCAATTTAACGAAGCAAAGAGAGAAGGATATACTGCAAAGCCTGTTTTATTAGGCCCGGTTTCATTTTTGTTATTAGGTAAAGAGAAAGAAAAGGGCTTTCATCGGCTTGATTTGATCAATAAATTATTGCCTGTTTACAAAGAAGTAATTAAGAAATTGGATGATGGCAATGTATTTTATTTACAGTTAGATGAACCTTGCTTGTCATTAAATCTTACAGAGAAAGAACAGCAGGTATTTACAAATGTTTATAAGGAATTGCAGAAAGAGTTTTCGCATATACATTTTATTGTAGCCGGCTATTTTGAATGTTACGGAAAAAATTTACAAACAGCAGTAAGTCTTCCTGTTAAAACATTGCATTTGGATTTAGTGCGTTGTCCATCGCAGTTAGATGATATTCTAACAAACGAATTCATTCAATCGAATAAACAACTTTCATTGGGTATAGTTGATGGTAGAAATATCTGGAAGAACGATTTTGAACAATCATTGACAATCATAAAAAAAGCAATTGCAGCAATTGGTAAAGAACGCTTGTGGATCGCTCCGTCATGTTCTTTATTGCATACACCATGTGATTTAGATTTAGAAACAAACGAACTATGCCTTCCTTTAACAGTAAAAAACTGGATGGCATTTGCTAAACAAAAATTAGATGAAGTAGTAACATTAGCAAAGCTCGCAACCGACGAACCTTCTGAGCAAGCATTAAAAGCATTGGAAGAAAATAAGCTGGCAATAAAAGATAGAAATACCTCTTCATTAATTCATAAACCAAATGTAAAGTCAAGAGTTCAACATTTAACAGCAAAAGATAACCAACGTGAAAGTGTATTTGCAATAAGAAAACAATTACAACAAGAATTATTACAACTTCCATCTTTCCCAACAACAACCATCGGTTCTTTTCCTCAAACAAAAGAAGTAAGAAGCTGGAGAGCCAAATGGAAAAAGCAGGAATTAACTGATAATGAGTACAATAATCTATTAAAAGCAGAAACAGAAAAAGCCGTTCGCTGGCAGGAGGAAATTGGTTTGGATGTTTTAGTGCATGGCGAATTTGAACGCAATGATATGGTGGAATATTTCGGCGAACAATTAGCAGGATTTGTTTTTACAGAAAATGGTTGGGTGCAGAGCTACGGAAGCAGATGCGTAAAACCGCCTGTTATTTATGGCGATGTGTATAGACCAAAACCAATGACCGTTGAATGGAGTGAATATGCACAATCACTTACTAAAAAATGGATGAAAGGGATGCTAACCGGGCCTGTTACGATTTTACAATGGAGCTTTGTACGTAATGATCAGCCTCGCAGCGAAACCTGCACACAAATTGCTCTGGCAATAAGAGATGAGGTTGTTGATCTTGAAAAAGCTGGAATAAAAATTATACAAATTGATGAGCCGGCAATAAGAGAGGGCTTACCGTTACGCAAAGAAAACTGGCAGCAATATTTGGATTGGGCGGTTCGTGCATTTCGCATTTCGGCAAGTGGTGTGCAGAATAGTACACAAATACATACGCACATGTGTTACTCCGAGTTTAATGATATCATTAAAAGTATTGCCGATATGGATGCGGATGTCATTACGATTGAAACATCCCGTTCGCAAATGGAATTATTGGATGCATTTGCTTTATTTAAATATCCAAATGATATTGGCCCGGGCGTATACGATATTCATTCGCCACGTGTACCATCTAAAATTGAAATGATGGAACTAATGGAAAAAGCAAAAGCAGTTGTTCCGGGTGAACAATTGTGGGTAAACCCCGATTGTGGTTTAAAAACCCGCGGCTGGGATGAAACAAAAACCGCATTAACAGAAATGGTGGCAGCAGCAAAAGAATTAAGAGAAGCTGTTGCGGCAACCGTATAA
- the purN gene encoding phosphoribosylglycinamide formyltransferase, which yields MSSSSVMHIAIFASGAGSNAQKIIDRFRSSSHIKIALIVCNKEGAGVLNIAKTEKIPSLLINKERFFKGDAYLPELKEHHIDFIVLAGFLWKIPLALIQAYPNKIINIHPALLPNYGGKGMYGHFVHEAVIAAKEKQSGITIHYVDELYDHGNIIYQATCDIDEADTPDLLAKKIHVLEHLHFPRVLGELIELQNRS from the coding sequence ATGTCATCATCCAGTGTTATGCATATTGCCATTTTTGCCAGCGGGGCAGGAAGCAATGCGCAAAAAATAATCGATAGGTTCAGAAGCTCATCTCACATTAAAATTGCTTTGATCGTTTGCAATAAAGAAGGTGCCGGCGTTTTGAATATCGCCAAAACCGAAAAGATCCCATCACTATTAATAAATAAAGAACGTTTTTTTAAAGGCGATGCTTATTTACCGGAATTAAAAGAACATCACATCGACTTTATAGTACTGGCAGGTTTTTTATGGAAAATTCCCCTGGCATTGATACAAGCCTATCCAAATAAGATCATCAATATTCATCCTGCATTATTACCTAATTACGGCGGCAAAGGAATGTATGGGCATTTTGTGCACGAAGCTGTAATTGCTGCTAAAGAAAAACAAAGCGGCATTACCATACATTATGTAGATGAATTGTATGACCACGGTAATATTATATACCAGGCAACCTGTGATATAGACGAAGCCGATACTCCTGATTTGCTGGCAAAAAAAATTCATGTATTGGAGCATTTACATTTTCCAAGAGTTTTGGGAGAATTGATAGAATTGCAAAATCGCAGTTAA